In the genome of Coregonus clupeaformis isolate EN_2021a chromosome 11, ASM2061545v1, whole genome shotgun sequence, one region contains:
- the LOC121577324 gene encoding NADH dehydrogenase [ubiquinone] 1 alpha subcomplex subunit 7-like, with translation MATATKIIQRLRNLLSGHDLQAKLQMRYGEIAKRTQPPPKLPVGPSHKFAFNYYNGRDGRRESAPAMIVMSCQKALTAGQALEVPAKHPVTPGNVPRELTLSKDQPFL, from the exons ATGGCAACTGCTACAAAAATTATCCAGAGGCTCAGAAATCTTTTATCGGGG CATGATCTGCAAGCAAAGCTCCAGATGCGTTACGGTGAGATTGCAAAGAG GACCCAACCACCACCCAAACTTCCTGTTGGGCCCAGCCACAAGTTTGCCTTCAATTACTATAATGGCAGAGATGGGCGTAGAGAGTCTGCACCAGCCATGATCGTGATGTCCTGTCAAAAGGCCTTGACTGCTGG CCAAGCTCTGGAGGTGCCAGCAAAGCATCCAGTCACACCTGGTAATGTTCCCAGGGAGCTAACGCTGTCTAAAGACCAGCCATTCCTCTGA